The following proteins are co-located in the Rickettsiales bacterium genome:
- a CDS encoding aminodeoxychorismate/anthranilate synthase component II encodes MLILLDNYDSFTYNLVHYIEELGKKVQVFRNDEKSVEEILSLKPSGIVISPGPCDPDRAGISKDLIKQASNNNLPVLGVCLGHQAIGEVFGGKVIRAEIPMHGKISEITHNGKGLFENLPSPFKATRYHSLIIEKKSFPKDLQITAWCDDIIMGVQHISKPVFGVQFHPESIASEFGHDIIKNFLKNW; translated from the coding sequence ATGTTGATTCTCTTAGATAATTATGACAGCTTCACTTATAATCTGGTGCATTATATTGAGGAGCTTGGAAAAAAAGTTCAAGTTTTTAGAAATGATGAGAAATCTGTTGAAGAAATCTTATCACTAAAACCTAGTGGAATTGTTATTTCACCGGGACCTTGTGATCCAGATAGAGCTGGCATCAGCAAGGATTTAATAAAGCAAGCAAGCAATAATAATTTACCAGTTCTTGGGGTTTGTTTAGGGCATCAAGCAATTGGTGAAGTTTTTGGTGGCAAAGTTATTAGAGCTGAAATTCCAATGCATGGAAAAATCTCAGAAATTACTCATAATGGCAAAGGGCTTTTTGAAAACCTCCCCTCGCCTTTCAAAGCAACTCGTTATCATTCACTCATTATTGAAAAAAAATCATTTCCTAAAGATTTGCAAATCACCGCTTGGTGTGACGATATAATAATGGGCGTTCAGCATATCTCAAAGCCAGTATTCGGTGTGCAATTCCACCCAGAAA
- the thiS gene encoding sulfur carrier protein ThiS has product MKIILNGEDIDISSGFSVSDLINSFSLDVRKIAVEKNLEIVSRSKFSDEILQENDIIEIIHFIGGG; this is encoded by the coding sequence GTGAAGATAATTCTTAACGGAGAAGATATTGATATTTCATCAGGCTTTTCAGTTTCTGATTTAATTAATTCATTCTCACTTGATGTTAGAAAAATCGCTGTTGAGAAAAATCTTGAAATCGTCTCAAGATCAAAATTCTCTGATGAAATTTTACAAGAAAATGATATTATAGAAATTATTCATTTTATTGGCGGTGGCTGA
- a CDS encoding monovalent cation:proton antiporter-2 (CPA2) family protein has translation MQGAHFLTDIVLLLAASVGIVALFKKLNLSPVLGYLVVGGIIGPQGFKVITETEQIKHLAELGVVFLLFAIALELSLERLIAMRKHVFGFGGLQVLICGSVFSAIAYFISNDFKIAFVTGFVFALSSTPVIFQVLKERGEENTQHGRLSIATLILQDLAFIPLLIVIPMLADEKSNIVNSLALALVQGFVVMVIIVLVGKKLFGPIFRVVASLKSQELFVALMFFIVLGSALFSEKYGMSLAFGAFIAGLLIAETEFRAQVETDIKPFKGIFLGLFFITVGMKIDYSILIENIFTIFLLISSTIILKSSIITALAKLFGFRNGCAVKTGFMLSQVSEFGFVLFAIANQKGFLPDDLMQIFVVTISVSMAITPLIVNFGSGVARRVEMKNPLHYESSDISNEINDIKDHIILVGFDKIGRTTAELLKNKDIKFVALDDDPRDVHQGRKDGFQVYFGKCNILENLEKLGVERASAVVLTSDIQPEVLQIANQIKRRYPNLRIIARAKDRAMANELKNLGVDISIAESFESSLMIGSFIMHSLGINHDDIEQAINQFRLKKHPDSKIYGSSVRLKEDLSAL, from the coding sequence ATGCAAGGAGCTCATTTTCTTACAGATATTGTTCTTTTACTTGCCGCATCGGTTGGGATTGTTGCGTTGTTCAAAAAATTGAACCTTAGCCCAGTGCTTGGATATCTGGTGGTTGGCGGAATTATTGGCCCACAAGGGTTTAAGGTTATTACAGAAACTGAACAAATTAAGCATTTAGCCGAGCTTGGTGTAGTGTTTTTGCTATTTGCAATCGCTCTGGAATTATCATTAGAGAGACTTATTGCGATGCGAAAACATGTTTTTGGCTTTGGTGGGCTTCAGGTTTTGATTTGTGGCTCTGTATTTTCTGCCATTGCGTATTTTATAAGTAATGATTTCAAAATTGCTTTTGTAACAGGTTTTGTTTTTGCACTTTCTTCAACACCAGTGATTTTTCAAGTTCTCAAAGAGCGAGGCGAAGAAAATACTCAGCACGGCAGGCTTTCAATAGCAACACTTATTCTGCAAGATTTAGCTTTCATTCCGCTTTTGATAGTAATTCCAATGCTTGCAGACGAGAAATCTAATATTGTTAATTCTCTAGCCCTCGCTTTAGTGCAGGGTTTTGTGGTAATGGTTATAATTGTTCTTGTAGGTAAAAAACTTTTCGGGCCTATTTTTAGGGTTGTAGCATCATTAAAAAGCCAAGAATTATTCGTGGCATTAATGTTTTTTATAGTTTTGGGCAGTGCATTATTCTCAGAAAAATATGGAATGTCCCTTGCTTTCGGTGCATTTATCGCAGGTTTATTAATTGCGGAAACTGAATTTAGAGCACAAGTTGAAACGGATATTAAACCTTTCAAAGGTATTTTTCTTGGGCTGTTTTTTATAACGGTCGGTATGAAAATTGATTATTCAATTTTAATTGAAAATATTTTTACAATATTCCTTTTAATTAGCTCTACAATAATTCTAAAAAGCTCAATAATTACCGCGCTTGCGAAATTATTTGGTTTTAGAAATGGTTGTGCGGTTAAAACTGGCTTTATGTTATCGCAAGTTAGTGAATTTGGTTTTGTTCTTTTTGCGATAGCTAATCAAAAAGGGTTTCTGCCAGATGATTTAATGCAAATTTTTGTTGTAACAATAAGTGTTTCAATGGCAATAACGCCACTTATTGTTAATTTTGGTAGTGGTGTTGCAAGAAGGGTTGAGATGAAAAACCCACTACACTATGAAAGTTCAGACATTTCAAATGAAATTAATGATATAAAAGATCATATTATTTTGGTTGGGTTTGATAAAATTGGCAGAACAACTGCAGAGCTTCTAAAAAATAAAGATATAAAATTTGTTGCACTTGATGATGATCCAAGAGATGTTCATCAAGGCAGAAAAGATGGTTTTCAAGTTTATTTTGGCAAATGTAATATACTAGAAAATCTTGAAAAACTTGGTGTTGAAAGAGCAAGTGCAGTGGTTTTAACTTCAGATATTCAGCCAGAAGTTTTGCAAATTGCGAACCAAATTAAAAGAAGATATCCAAATTTACGCATCATTGCGAGGGCAAAAGATAGGGCGATGGCAAATGAATTAAAAAATTTAGGTGTTGATATTTCAATCGCAGAAAGTTTTGAATCAAGCCTTATGATAGGCAGTTTTATTATGCATTCACTGGGTATCAATCACGATGATATTGAGCAGGCGATTAATCAATTCCGCCTCAAAAAACATCCTGATTCAAAAATTTACGGCTCATCAGTGCGTCTGAAAGAGGATTTATCAGCATTGTAG
- a CDS encoding peptidoglycan-binding domain-containing protein → MKISLSNITRKTFLLASVFCLVSCQALNSQPNDNYSANPVRIVEDDKNDNLIKDSEKSRIVIPSVSEKIVINKDTVSQKTIEVSEPKISVTDDEKLVQVETPKVEVVKYTNLVKKEEEQKPEIKIEPIKVTETKTLETPAIPSSDGIDTESASNASVGECYGKVRIAPKFKEVTEQVLVEPERVQNSLIPAKYATKEEEIVVKEETYKFVEIPATYKTITEQVVIEPEKTQIITIPAKYTTIKERVIATPARKVWKKGNGLITKVGQDGDILCLVEEPATYKEIDKQIEIEPERKETRIIPAVTKTITKQVVDAPAKVEKIYVPAVKQKVQRKVLVEAEKTISNKIPPVYKIVRKQVQTSEPRVELKPVICERNINSDLIYRLQAALAGRGYDVGVIDGKFGTKTAEAIYLFQKSLGLESSGITFDAIKALNIQTN, encoded by the coding sequence ATGAAAATTTCCCTCTCAAATATTACTCGTAAAACATTTTTATTAGCTTCTGTTTTTTGTTTGGTTTCTTGCCAAGCATTAAATTCTCAGCCTAACGACAATTACTCTGCAAACCCAGTTAGAATTGTTGAAGATGATAAAAATGATAATCTTATTAAAGATTCTGAAAAATCTAGAATTGTTATTCCTTCGGTTTCTGAAAAGATTGTTATTAACAAGGATACAGTTTCTCAAAAAACTATTGAAGTTTCTGAGCCTAAAATCTCAGTAACAGATGATGAAAAACTGGTTCAAGTTGAAACTCCTAAGGTTGAAGTTGTTAAGTACACAAACTTAGTTAAAAAAGAGGAAGAGCAAAAACCAGAAATTAAAATTGAACCAATTAAGGTTACTGAAACAAAAACCCTTGAAACACCGGCAATCCCAAGCTCAGATGGAATTGATACTGAGTCAGCTTCCAATGCATCTGTTGGTGAATGCTATGGAAAAGTTAGAATTGCACCAAAATTCAAAGAAGTTACTGAGCAAGTTTTAGTTGAACCTGAAAGAGTTCAAAATTCTCTAATTCCTGCAAAATACGCAACTAAAGAAGAAGAAATAGTAGTTAAAGAGGAAACTTATAAATTTGTTGAAATTCCAGCAACTTACAAAACCATTACAGAGCAAGTTGTTATTGAGCCAGAAAAAACTCAAATAATTACTATTCCAGCAAAATATACAACTATAAAAGAAAGAGTTATTGCAACTCCTGCAAGAAAAGTTTGGAAAAAAGGCAATGGGCTTATTACAAAAGTTGGTCAAGATGGTGATATTTTGTGCTTAGTTGAAGAGCCTGCAACTTATAAAGAAATTGATAAACAAATAGAGATTGAGCCAGAAAGAAAGGAAACAAGAATTATCCCCGCGGTTACTAAAACAATCACTAAACAAGTTGTTGATGCCCCTGCTAAAGTAGAAAAAATCTATGTTCCAGCAGTTAAGCAGAAAGTTCAAAGAAAAGTTTTAGTTGAGGCTGAAAAAACCATCTCAAATAAAATTCCACCAGTTTATAAAATAGTTAGAAAGCAAGTTCAAACTTCTGAGCCTAGAGTTGAGCTTAAACCAGTTATTTGCGAAAGAAACATCAATTCTGACTTAATCTACAGGTTGCAAGCAGCACTTGCTGGCAGAGGTTATGATGTTGGCGTGATTGATGGCAAATTCGGCACAAAAACCGCTGAAGCAATCTATCTATTCCAAAAATCTCTTGGTTTAGAGTCAAGCGGTATTACTTTTGACGCTATAAAAGCACTCAACATTCAAACTAACTAA
- a CDS encoding D-amino acid dehydrogenase — MKICVLGAGFIGVTTAYFFAREGYEVTIIDRHKNAGEECSFSNGAQLSYCHAEPWGSLKTLKQGLSWLGRNDKPLLFRFRLDPQMWQWILRFLTYCNKNSAIQNTQKILELGLLSRKILHENIKDFDFNFEYQKGGKLFIFENEKDFETYLKQARIQELMGSNYQILNEKEALAYEPSLQNIAPQIKGYIRDPLDESADAYLFTLGLTEKLKKMPNVEILFENEIENATLENNKITSVKTNKQNIKADKFILCLGAYSPIFAKKIGLNLPIYPIKGYSITADILQSEKAPINSITNYFEKIVFSRLGNKLRVAGTAEFAGYNHDIFEPRIDMLKNSLSRHFPDACNLENITKWACLRPSTPNSLPMIGKTKIENLYLNTGHGTLGWTQNFASAQMIYDIVRYR, encoded by the coding sequence ATGAAAATTTGTGTTTTAGGTGCTGGTTTTATTGGGGTTACAACCGCTTATTTTTTCGCAAGAGAAGGCTACGAGGTTACAATAATTGATCGCCATAAAAATGCTGGTGAGGAATGTAGCTTTTCAAATGGCGCACAACTTTCATATTGCCACGCAGAGCCTTGGGGAAGCCTCAAAACCCTAAAGCAAGGGCTTTCTTGGCTTGGTAGAAATGATAAACCTTTGCTATTTCGTTTTCGTTTAGACCCGCAAATGTGGCAATGGATTTTACGATTTCTAACCTATTGCAACAAAAATTCTGCGATTCAGAATACTCAAAAAATTTTGGAGCTTGGTTTATTATCAAGAAAAATTCTACACGAAAATATTAAAGATTTTGATTTTAATTTTGAATATCAAAAAGGCGGAAAATTATTCATTTTTGAAAATGAAAAAGATTTTGAAACCTATCTAAAACAAGCAAGAATTCAAGAATTGATGGGTTCAAACTATCAAATTCTTAATGAGAAAGAAGCCCTTGCCTATGAACCATCTTTGCAGAATATCGCACCACAAATTAAGGGCTATATTAGAGACCCTCTTGATGAATCCGCAGATGCATATTTATTCACTTTAGGCCTTACTGAGAAACTTAAAAAAATGCCAAATGTTGAAATTTTATTTGAAAATGAAATTGAAAATGCAACGCTTGAAAACAACAAAATTACCTCAGTAAAAACCAACAAACAAAATATAAAAGCCGATAAATTTATTTTATGCTTGGGGGCTTATTCCCCAATATTTGCCAAGAAAATTGGGCTTAATTTGCCAATTTATCCAATAAAAGGTTATAGCATCACCGCCGATATTTTACAAAGTGAAAAAGCACCAATAAATAGCATCACTAATTATTTTGAAAAGATTGTTTTCTCTCGCCTTGGTAATAAATTAAGAGTGGCTGGAACAGCTGAGTTTGCTGGCTATAATCACGATATTTTTGAGCCAAGAATTGATATGCTAAAAAATTCATTAAGTAGGCATTTTCCTGATGCTTGTAATTTAGAAAATATTACTAAATGGGCTTGCTTAAGGCCTTCAACGCCTAATAGCCTGCCAATGATTGGTAAAACTAAAATAGAAAATTTATATCTAAATACTGGACACGGCACGCTCGGCTGGACACAAAATTTCGCCTCCGCACAAATGATTTATGATATTGTTAGGTATAGATAA
- a CDS encoding porin codes for MKDKFYKIFFLFLVIIFLSDSSFAASSKNFQKEFTNYEEENNNFLKDKNIRLFGFTHSDYRSFFNDYGDEVNNRFVNRRLRVISTGVFDKISYRLMTESNQNSPTFFDAFIDYAITPEVNVRFGKFRSPLSLERWNLANDTMLIERGYTTQFAPGWDMGSYFWGLIANKRLEYNIGVTGGARDFANPQHDFDDKKDFMLKLFSFPLRGNGEVFENLGVGFSYSVGERDGDLRKRQVSNYNTTSFTRIFSYCATCFADGIQTRFLPQGYWYYKNFGLLSEYAINESEINNNAGLITQVNNNAWGVTASYMLTGENFNFNQAVLPFNEFSLKDKGLGAFQVAARVSGISFDEASFANNISNISNSVKSANSQTIGVNWFPTKELKLMLNYETTQFEGGGLSGADRQDEHVILSRLQIRFNWF; via the coding sequence ATGAAGGATAAATTTTACAAAATATTTTTTCTGTTTTTGGTGATTATTTTTTTGAGTGATAGTTCTTTTGCGGCTTCCAGCAAGAATTTCCAAAAAGAATTTACCAATTATGAAGAGGAAAATAATAATTTTCTGAAGGATAAAAATATTAGATTATTCGGCTTTACACATTCTGATTATAGAAGTTTTTTTAATGATTATGGTGATGAGGTTAATAATAGATTTGTTAATCGTCGTTTGCGGGTTATTTCAACGGGTGTTTTTGATAAAATTTCTTATCGTTTGATGACAGAATCAAACCAAAACAGCCCTACTTTTTTTGATGCTTTTATTGATTATGCAATCACGCCTGAAGTTAATGTTCGCTTTGGTAAATTTAGATCGCCACTTAGTTTGGAAAGGTGGAATTTAGCTAATGACACAATGCTAATTGAAAGGGGTTACACTACGCAATTTGCCCCGGGTTGGGATATGGGTTCATATTTTTGGGGCTTAATTGCGAATAAAAGATTGGAATATAATATTGGTGTTACAGGTGGTGCGAGAGATTTTGCAAATCCTCAGCACGATTTTGATGATAAAAAAGATTTTATGCTCAAATTATTTTCATTCCCTCTGCGAGGAAATGGAGAAGTTTTTGAAAATCTCGGTGTAGGTTTTTCATATTCAGTGGGTGAAAGAGATGGAGATCTAAGAAAAAGGCAGGTTTCAAATTATAACACTACATCTTTTACAAGAATATTTAGTTATTGTGCAACTTGCTTTGCTGACGGAATTCAAACTAGGTTTTTACCGCAAGGATATTGGTATTACAAAAATTTTGGTTTGCTCTCAGAATATGCAATTAATGAATCAGAAATTAACAATAATGCCGGTTTAATAACACAAGTTAATAACAACGCTTGGGGTGTTACGGCATCTTATATGCTTACAGGGGAAAATTTTAATTTCAATCAGGCGGTTTTACCTTTTAATGAATTTAGCTTGAAAGATAAAGGCTTAGGGGCTTTTCAAGTGGCGGCAAGGGTTTCTGGAATTAGCTTTGATGAAGCAAGTTTTGCAAATAATATTTCAAATATTTCTAATTCGGTAAAATCAGCAAACTCGCAAACTATAGGTGTTAATTGGTTTCCAACTAAAGAATTAAAATTAATGTTAAATTATGAAACAACGCAATTTGAAGGTGGCGGTTTATCAGGTGCGGATAGGCAAGATGAGCATGTAATTCTATCAAGACTACAAATTAGGTTTAATTGGTTTTAG